From the genome of Mugil cephalus isolate CIBA_MC_2020 chromosome 2, CIBA_Mcephalus_1.1, whole genome shotgun sequence, one region includes:
- the LOC125003852 gene encoding tripartite motif-containing protein 16-like yields MEQKGVQLDRETFSCSICLDLLKDPVTTSCGHSYCMNCIKSHWDEEDQKGIYSCPQCRKTFIPRPVLEKHTMLAELVEQLKKTGLQAAPADHCYAGPEDVACDFCTGRKLKAFKSCINCLASYCEKHLQPHYDAAPLKKHKLVEPSKKLQENICFRHDEVMKMFCRTDQQSICYLCSVDEHKGHDTVSAAAERTEKQKEVEVMLENIQQTIQERRKDVELLRQELKAMAHSADKTVEDSREIFTEMIRLLQKRSSDVEQLVRSQQETEESRVKDVEEKLEQQITELERKGSELKQLLNTEDHNQFLHNYPSLPPPSESTHSSSIKIRPLRNFDGVKAAVTETREKLQDILRETWTNISVTVTEVDVLLPQPEPKTRDEFRKYSCEITLDPSTANKYLLLSEGNRKVTRMNQSQAYSHHPDRFTGYCQVLSRESLTGRCYWEVEWRRGGVDVAVAYKNISRAGGSYECGFGYNDKSWSLCCDTNSYEFYHNNIQTPVSGPVSSRVGVYLDHRAGLLSFYSVSETMTLLHRVQTTFTQPLYAGLCLLNVGDTAELIKVK; encoded by the coding sequence atggagcagaaaggagttcagctggacagagaaaccttctcttgttccatctgtctggatctactgaaggatcctgtgactacttcctgtggacacagctactgcatgaactgtattaaaagccactgggatgaagaagaccagaagggaatctacagctgccctcagtgcaggaagactttcataccgaggcctgtcctggagaaacacaccatgttagcagagttagtggagcagctgaagaagactggactccaagctgctccagctgatcactgctatgctggacctgaagatgtggcctgtgacttctgcactgggaggaagctgaaagccttcaagtcctgtaTAAACTGTTTAGcctcttactgtgagaaacacctccaacctcactatgatgcagctccattaaagaaacacaagctggtggagccctccaagaagctccaggagaacatctgctttcgtcatgatgaggtgatgaagatgttctgtcgtactgatcagcagagtatctgttatctctgctctgtggatgaacataaaggccacgacacagtctcagctgcagcagaaaggactgagaagcagaaggaggtggaggtgatgctagaaaacatccagcagacgATCCAGGAGAGACGCAAAGACGTGGAGCTGCttagacaggagctgaaggccatggctcactctgctgataaaacagtggaggacagtcgggagatcttcactgagatgatccgtctcctccagaaaagaagctctgatgtggagcagctggtcagatcccagcaggaaactgaagagagtcgagtcaaagatgttgaggagaagctggagcagcagatcactgagctggagaggaaaggctccgagctgaagcagctcttaaacacagaggatcacaaccagtttctacacaactacccctcactgccaccacccagtgagtctacacactcatccagcatcaagattcgtcctctgaggaactttgatggcgtgaaagcagctgtgacagagaccagagagaaactacaggacattctgagagagacatggacaaacatctcagtgacagtgactgaagtggatgttttactgccacaaccagagccaaagaccagagatgaattcaggaaatattcatgtgaaatcacactggatccaagcacagcaaacaaatatctgttattatctgaggggaacagaaaagtaacaagaatgaATCAATCTCAGGCGTATTCtcatcatccagacagattcactggTTATTgtcaggtcctgagtagagagagtctgactggacgttgttactgggaggtggagtggagaagaggaggagttgATGTAGCAGTcgcatacaagaatatcagcagagcaggggGGTCATATGAATGTGGATTTGGATAcaatgacaaatcttggtcaTTATGTTGTGACACAAACAGCTATGAATTttaccacaacaacatccaaactcCTGTCTCAGGTCCTGtttcctccagagtaggagtgtacctggatcacagagcaggtcttctgtctttctacagcgtctctgaaaccatgactctcctccacagagtccagaccacattcactcagcctctctatgCTGGACTCTGCTTATTGAATGTTGGAGACACTGCTGAGTTGATTAAAGTGAAATAG
- the LOC125003856 gene encoding B-cell receptor CD22-like isoform X3, protein MGLTAAMRGFFVFLLSVSVVLGQTGYGVTYSSTQICAVKGSTVEIKSSFTYPYKVGRRSTTVEKTFWFTGSEPDDLSTDSKYSGRVTHSCNENKCTLRISDLRESDSAEYKFIFITNQEGGRFTGSPGVTLTVSVLHVEAKKTSPILYPDWAEVKCQSRCRLSARSYVWYKNGLNMNKDTYSVQQDFSPGDTVSCAFSGHEDYRSPSVYAPKLPSVSVSPSGEIVEGSSGTLTCSSDANPAANYTWYKENQILSQGSDGVHAFISISSNNSGNYYCKSENQYGYSKSSSLFIDVQYPPKLPSVSVSPSGEIVEGSSGTLTCSSDANPAANYTWYKENEDSPKASGQIFTITDFRPEHRGSYYCEAQNRRGRHNSTLHLVGVTGKLPVKLNVIRLTLMVLVPLLLLILCMRKKKLFSCGTEPNEPVEAVEVKEIRACDQN, encoded by the exons ATGGGTTTAACTGCAGCGATGAGGGGATTCtttgtcttccttctctctgtgtcag tggtaCTTGGTCAGACTGGTTATGGAGTGACTTACTCTTCTACTCAGATCTGTGCTGTAAaaggatcaacagtggaaataaaaagctcCTTCACATACCCATATAAAGTTGGGCGCCGTTCTACAActgtggagaaaacattttggttCACAGGGTCTGAACCTGATGATCTGTCGACAGACTCAAAGTATTCTGGTCGTGTGACTCACAGTTGCAATGAGAACAAGTGCACTCTGAGAATCTCAGACTTGAGAGAGAGCGATTCAGCTGAGTACAAGTTCATATTCATAACAAACCAAGAAGGTGGACGTTTTACTGGTtcacctggagtcactctgactgtctcag TTCTCCATGTAGAGGCCAAGAAAACATCTCCAATATTGTATCCTGACTGGGCAGAGGTGAAGTGTCAGAGCAGGTGTCGTCTATCTGCTCGTTCCTACGTCTGGTACAAGAATGgactgaacatgaacaaagacaCTTATTCAGTTCAACAAGACTTTTCTCCTGGAGACACCGTCTCCTGTGCTTTCAGTGGACATGAGGATTACcgctctccttcagtct ATgctccaaagcttccctctgtatcagtgagtccatctggtgagatagtggagggtagttcagggactctgacctgtagcagtgatgctaacccagcagctaactacacctggtacaaggagaaccaAATACTGAGTCAAGGATCAGATGGTGTGCATGCTTTCATTTCTATCAGCTCTAACAACAGTGGAAactactactgcaagtctgagaATCAATACGGATATTCAAAGTCTTCATCTCTGTTCATAGATGTCCAGT atcctccaaagcttccctctgtgtcagtgagtccatctggtgagatagtggagggtagttcagggactctgacctgtagcagtgatgctaacccagcagctaactacacctggtacaaggagaatgaagactcaccaaaagcttcaggacagatcttcaccatcactgacttcagacctgaacacagagggagttattactgtgaagcccagaacagaagaggacgtCATAACTCCACCTTACACCTGGTTGGTGTCACAG gAAAATTACCAGTAAAACTGAATGTGATCAGGTTAACTTTGATGGTGCtggttcctctgcttcttttgattctgtgtatgag gaagaagaaactcttcAGCTGTGGGACTGAACCCAATGAACCTGTGGAGGCTGTAGAGGTGAAAGAGATCAGAGCATGTGACCAGAACTGA
- the LOC125003856 gene encoding B-cell receptor CD22-like isoform X1, producing the protein MGLTAAMRGFFVFLLSVSVVLGQTGYGVTYSSTQICAVKGSTVEIKSSFTYPYKVGRRSTTVEKTFWFTGSEPDDLSTDSKYSGRVTHSCNENKCTLRISDLRESDSAEYKFIFITNQEGGRFTGSPGVTLTVSVLHVEAKKTSPILYPDWAEVKCQSRCRLSARSYVWYKNGLNMNKDTYSVQQDFSPGDTVSCAFSGHEDYRSPSVYAPKLPSVSVSPSGEIVEGSSGTLTCSSDANPAANYTWYKTQTLVSNGPQLVLSSVQPSVSGEYQCTAENTMGKMSSRYITIDVKYAPKLPSVSVSPSGEIVEGSSGTLTCSSDANPAANYTWYKENQILSQGSDGVHAFISISSNNSGNYYCKSENQYGYSKSSSLFIDVQYPPKLPSVSVSPSGEIVEGSSGTLTCSSDANPAANYTWYKENEDSPKASGQIFTITDFRPEHRGSYYCEAQNRRGRHNSTLHLVGVTGKLPVKLNVIRLTLMVLVPLLLLILCMRKKKLFSCGTEPNEPVEAVEVKEIRACDQN; encoded by the exons ATGGGTTTAACTGCAGCGATGAGGGGATTCtttgtcttccttctctctgtgtcag tggtaCTTGGTCAGACTGGTTATGGAGTGACTTACTCTTCTACTCAGATCTGTGCTGTAAaaggatcaacagtggaaataaaaagctcCTTCACATACCCATATAAAGTTGGGCGCCGTTCTACAActgtggagaaaacattttggttCACAGGGTCTGAACCTGATGATCTGTCGACAGACTCAAAGTATTCTGGTCGTGTGACTCACAGTTGCAATGAGAACAAGTGCACTCTGAGAATCTCAGACTTGAGAGAGAGCGATTCAGCTGAGTACAAGTTCATATTCATAACAAACCAAGAAGGTGGACGTTTTACTGGTtcacctggagtcactctgactgtctcag TTCTCCATGTAGAGGCCAAGAAAACATCTCCAATATTGTATCCTGACTGGGCAGAGGTGAAGTGTCAGAGCAGGTGTCGTCTATCTGCTCGTTCCTACGTCTGGTACAAGAATGgactgaacatgaacaaagacaCTTATTCAGTTCAACAAGACTTTTCTCCTGGAGACACCGTCTCCTGTGCTTTCAGTGGACATGAGGATTACcgctctccttcagtct ATgctccaaagcttccctctgtgtcagtgagtccatctggtgagatagtggagggtagttcagggactctgacctgtagcagtgatgctaacccagcagctaactacacctggtacaagacCCAAACACTTGTCAGTAATGGACCACAGCTTGTCCTCAGCTCTGTCCAGCCCTCTGTCTCTGGAGAGTATCAATGTACAGCTGAGAACACGATGGGAAAGATGTCGTCCAGATACATTACAATTGATGTAAAAT ATgctccaaagcttccctctgtatcagtgagtccatctggtgagatagtggagggtagttcagggactctgacctgtagcagtgatgctaacccagcagctaactacacctggtacaaggagaaccaAATACTGAGTCAAGGATCAGATGGTGTGCATGCTTTCATTTCTATCAGCTCTAACAACAGTGGAAactactactgcaagtctgagaATCAATACGGATATTCAAAGTCTTCATCTCTGTTCATAGATGTCCAGT atcctccaaagcttccctctgtgtcagtgagtccatctggtgagatagtggagggtagttcagggactctgacctgtagcagtgatgctaacccagcagctaactacacctggtacaaggagaatgaagactcaccaaaagcttcaggacagatcttcaccatcactgacttcagacctgaacacagagggagttattactgtgaagcccagaacagaagaggacgtCATAACTCCACCTTACACCTGGTTGGTGTCACAG gAAAATTACCAGTAAAACTGAATGTGATCAGGTTAACTTTGATGGTGCtggttcctctgcttcttttgattctgtgtatgag gaagaagaaactcttcAGCTGTGGGACTGAACCCAATGAACCTGTGGAGGCTGTAGAGGTGAAAGAGATCAGAGCATGTGACCAGAACTGA
- the LOC125003856 gene encoding pregnancy-specific beta-1-glycoprotein 1-like isoform X4, whose translation MGLTAAMRGFFVFLLSVSVVLGQTGYGVTYSSTQICAVKGSTVEIKSSFTYPYKVGRRSTTVEKTFWFTGSEPDDLSTDSKYSGRVTHSCNENKCTLRISDLRESDSAEYKFIFITNQEGGRFTGSPGVTLTVSVLHVEAKKTSPILYPDWAEVKCQSRCRLSARSYVWYKNGLNMNKDTYSVQQDFSPGDTVSCAFSGHEDYRSPSVYAPKLPSVSVSPSGEIVEGSSGTLTCSSDANPAANYTWYKTQTLVSNGPQLVLSSVQPSVSGEYQCTAENTMGKMSSRYITIDVKYPPKLPSVSVSPSGEIVEGSSGTLTCSSDANPAANYTWYKENEDSPKASGQIFTITDFRPEHRGSYYCEAQNRRGRHNSTLHLVGVTGKLPVKLNVIRLTLMVLVPLLLLILCMRKKKLFSCGTEPNEPVEAVEVKEIRACDQN comes from the exons ATGGGTTTAACTGCAGCGATGAGGGGATTCtttgtcttccttctctctgtgtcag tggtaCTTGGTCAGACTGGTTATGGAGTGACTTACTCTTCTACTCAGATCTGTGCTGTAAaaggatcaacagtggaaataaaaagctcCTTCACATACCCATATAAAGTTGGGCGCCGTTCTACAActgtggagaaaacattttggttCACAGGGTCTGAACCTGATGATCTGTCGACAGACTCAAAGTATTCTGGTCGTGTGACTCACAGTTGCAATGAGAACAAGTGCACTCTGAGAATCTCAGACTTGAGAGAGAGCGATTCAGCTGAGTACAAGTTCATATTCATAACAAACCAAGAAGGTGGACGTTTTACTGGTtcacctggagtcactctgactgtctcag TTCTCCATGTAGAGGCCAAGAAAACATCTCCAATATTGTATCCTGACTGGGCAGAGGTGAAGTGTCAGAGCAGGTGTCGTCTATCTGCTCGTTCCTACGTCTGGTACAAGAATGgactgaacatgaacaaagacaCTTATTCAGTTCAACAAGACTTTTCTCCTGGAGACACCGTCTCCTGTGCTTTCAGTGGACATGAGGATTACcgctctccttcagtct ATgctccaaagcttccctctgtgtcagtgagtccatctggtgagatagtggagggtagttcagggactctgacctgtagcagtgatgctaacccagcagctaactacacctggtacaagacCCAAACACTTGTCAGTAATGGACCACAGCTTGTCCTCAGCTCTGTCCAGCCCTCTGTCTCTGGAGAGTATCAATGTACAGCTGAGAACACGATGGGAAAGATGTCGTCCAGATACATTACAATTGATGTAAAAT atcctccaaagcttccctctgtgtcagtgagtccatctggtgagatagtggagggtagttcagggactctgacctgtagcagtgatgctaacccagcagctaactacacctggtacaaggagaatgaagactcaccaaaagcttcaggacagatcttcaccatcactgacttcagacctgaacacagagggagttattactgtgaagcccagaacagaagaggacgtCATAACTCCACCTTACACCTGGTTGGTGTCACAG gAAAATTACCAGTAAAACTGAATGTGATCAGGTTAACTTTGATGGTGCtggttcctctgcttcttttgattctgtgtatgag gaagaagaaactcttcAGCTGTGGGACTGAACCCAATGAACCTGTGGAGGCTGTAGAGGTGAAAGAGATCAGAGCATGTGACCAGAACTGA
- the LOC125003856 gene encoding B-cell receptor CD22-like isoform X2: MGLTAAMRGFFVFLLSVSVVLGQTGYGVTYSSTQICAVKGSTVEIKSSFTYPYKVGRRSTTVEKTFWFTGSEPDDLSTDSKYSGRVTHSCNENKCTLRISDLRESDSAEYKFIFITNQEGGRFTGSPGVTLTVSVLHVEAKKTSPILYPDWAEVKCQSRCRLSARSYVWYKNGLNMNKDTYSVQQDFSPGDTVSCAFSGHEDYRSPSVYAPKLPSVSVSPSGEIVEGSSGTLTCSSDANPAANYTWYKTQTLVSNGPQLVLSSVQPSVSGEYQCTAENTMGKMSSRYITIDVKYAPKLPSVSVSPSGEIVEGSSGTLTCSSDANPAANYTWYKENQILSQGSDGVHAFISISSNNSGNYYCKSENQYGYSKSSSLFIDVQYPPKLPSVSVSPSGEIVEGSSGTLTCSSDANPAANYTWYKENEDSPKASGQIFTITDFRPEHRGSYYCEAQNRRGRHNSTLHLVGVTDLFSSVVLFLGFHPGRRNSSAVGLNPMNLWRL, translated from the exons ATGGGTTTAACTGCAGCGATGAGGGGATTCtttgtcttccttctctctgtgtcag tggtaCTTGGTCAGACTGGTTATGGAGTGACTTACTCTTCTACTCAGATCTGTGCTGTAAaaggatcaacagtggaaataaaaagctcCTTCACATACCCATATAAAGTTGGGCGCCGTTCTACAActgtggagaaaacattttggttCACAGGGTCTGAACCTGATGATCTGTCGACAGACTCAAAGTATTCTGGTCGTGTGACTCACAGTTGCAATGAGAACAAGTGCACTCTGAGAATCTCAGACTTGAGAGAGAGCGATTCAGCTGAGTACAAGTTCATATTCATAACAAACCAAGAAGGTGGACGTTTTACTGGTtcacctggagtcactctgactgtctcag TTCTCCATGTAGAGGCCAAGAAAACATCTCCAATATTGTATCCTGACTGGGCAGAGGTGAAGTGTCAGAGCAGGTGTCGTCTATCTGCTCGTTCCTACGTCTGGTACAAGAATGgactgaacatgaacaaagacaCTTATTCAGTTCAACAAGACTTTTCTCCTGGAGACACCGTCTCCTGTGCTTTCAGTGGACATGAGGATTACcgctctccttcagtct ATgctccaaagcttccctctgtgtcagtgagtccatctggtgagatagtggagggtagttcagggactctgacctgtagcagtgatgctaacccagcagctaactacacctggtacaagacCCAAACACTTGTCAGTAATGGACCACAGCTTGTCCTCAGCTCTGTCCAGCCCTCTGTCTCTGGAGAGTATCAATGTACAGCTGAGAACACGATGGGAAAGATGTCGTCCAGATACATTACAATTGATGTAAAAT ATgctccaaagcttccctctgtatcagtgagtccatctggtgagatagtggagggtagttcagggactctgacctgtagcagtgatgctaacccagcagctaactacacctggtacaaggagaaccaAATACTGAGTCAAGGATCAGATGGTGTGCATGCTTTCATTTCTATCAGCTCTAACAACAGTGGAAactactactgcaagtctgagaATCAATACGGATATTCAAAGTCTTCATCTCTGTTCATAGATGTCCAGT atcctccaaagcttccctctgtgtcagtgagtccatctggtgagatagtggagggtagttcagggactctgacctgtagcagtgatgctaacccagcagctaactacacctggtacaaggagaatgaagactcaccaaaagcttcaggacagatcttcaccatcactgacttcagacctgaacacagagggagttattactgtgaagcccagaacagaagaggacgtCATAACTCCACCTTACACCTGGTTGGTGTCACAG atttgttttcatcCGTCGTCTTATTTCTTGGATtccatccaggaagaagaaactcttcAGCTGTGGGACTGAACCCAATGAACCTGTGGAGGCTGTAG